ACGAGGTTCATTCCGTATCATCACATCCGGGTTATCTGATGATTAAGTCATTGAATAATGTATATCTGGTAATTTATGCATCAGTTATGCACTGTGGGCTTGTGTGTCAGATGACACGCCTGGCACTCCTTCCTCATTAGTCGACGGGGCACTACCCGCCTGTTTGGGCCTGCAGGATCACGCTCCAGCTCttagaccccgcctttctagccgttggttgtctaatgcaatgactcctgggcCTGTTGCtcttatcatacctgcttttaaagttatgaatggagttagcctctataACCTGCTATttaaggtcattccatttactcactagtcttacgctaaaggaaaactttttaacatctctatggcacatctgagtctcaaactTCCATCCGTGGccccccttgttctattgttattcattgtaaacatttcctgtgTTTCCACCTTGTCgatctctaagtattttatatgtctgtattatgtccctcctctccctcccgttTTTCTAACGTGGTCAGGTTTAGTTctttcagtctgtcttcgtacctcgCAGCTCCGGGACgagtctcgtcgcaaacttctgcaccttttcgagcttccttgTGTGTTTTTTGTAAGCTGGGGCTTCACGTTGTGGCGGTATAGTCCCTCACTGGCCTCACATTGCTGATATGCAGTGGTCTAAAAGCCTCCTTTTAGACCACTGCTAGACCTTTTAGacctaaaagtgctgctagcagaGAGTATAGGGTAGGGACATTCCTTATGGGGTGGGTGTATGTCTTATAGGGTAGGGACATCCCTTATGGGGTGGGTGTATGTCTTATAGGGTAGAGACATCCCTTATGGGGTGGGTGTATGTCTTATAGGGTAGAGACATCCCTTATGGGGTGGGTGTATGTCTTATAGGGTAGGGACATCCCTTATGGGGTGGGTGTATGTCTTATAGGGTAGAGACATCCCTTATGGGGTGGGTGTATGTCTTATAGGGTAGGGACATCCCTTATGGGGTGGGTGTATGTCTTATAGGGTAGAGACATCCCTTATGGGGTGGGTGTATGTCTTATAGGGTAGGGACATCCCTTATGGGGTGGGTGTATGTCTTATAGGGTAGGGACATCCCTTATGGGGTGGGTGTATGTCTTATAGGGTAGGGACATCCCTTATGGGGTGGGTGTATGTCTTATAGGGTAGGGACATCCCTTATGGGGTTGACACAACAGACGGGCTGATACAATACACCAAATAAGAATGGAAACACTAATAGAATCGGATGGAGGAAAAAGACTTAAAGGTaagtcaactacgggctcaccatagcccgtgctacttggaactttttgttccaggtagcgaatcttaaacaacaaacaaaagACTTAAAGGTTGATAACACTGGCTATGTCTCCCGAAGCCAACGTGGGACGAATATTGGCTACATGGGCAAGGTTGGCCAATAACGAAAGTGCTTTTAGGAACCTTAACAAGAAACTGGAGCTCGCCACGATGGAGCCAAGATAGAACAGAGCAGACATAACCAACACAAGTAAGCTTCAACAGAGAATTTGCTTAATAGACAGAGGTGTAATTTTCAAACAGGGATCAGTAAGACGAGGGGACATAGAAGGGAACTGGAGACCTAAAACGTGTCACAATATCACAAATCTTCGACCTTAGAGTCATAAGTGGAGAAGCAACACATCCCATCTCAGTATTGAGTTTGGAATGTACATAAGAATCTTATAAACAtcttgcatcttggggatgtactCACCTGCTTGTGCTTGtgtaggttgagctttggctctttggtcccgcctctcaactgtcaatcaacaggtgtacaggttcctgagcctattgggctctatcatatctacacttgaaactgtgtatggagtcagcctccaccacatcacttcctaatgcattccatttattaactactctgacactgaaaaattctttctaacgtctctgtggctcatctgggtactgaatttccacctgtgtccccttgttcgtgtcccacccgtgctgaagagtttgtctttgtccaccctgtcaattcccctgagaattttataggtggttatcatgtctccccttactcttctgttttccagggatgtgaggttcatctcctatagcctttcctcgtagctcaatcctctcagttccgggacgagcctggtggcatactgctgaatcttctctaacttttgtcttgtgtttaactaggtatggactccaggctggagctgcatactccaggattggtcttacataagtggtatacagggtcctgaacgattccttacacaagtttctaaaggtagttcttatgttggccagtctagcatatgccgctgatgatattcttttgatgtgggcctctggggacaggtttggtgtgatatcaacccccagatatttctttctatttgactcttgcacgaTTTCACCTCcatatgataccttgtgttcagcctcctgctcccttcgcctaacttcattaccttacactttcctgagttgaactttagcagccattttctagaccattcctccagtttgtccaggtcatcctgtagtctctgtcatccttgtcattctctgtgtatctgttctccccttttctcagtttcatcacttgttccttcactgctgttttcctcctaatgtggctgtggagcagctttggttgggtcttagctttactcgcgatgtcattttcaaactgtctctctgcttctctcctcactctgaggtactcatttctggccctctggtatctcttcctgctctctggtgttctgttatttctgtagtttctccatgttcttttactcagttgcttcgctaccttacattcctggttgaaccatgggtttttctgttgtttttcgtttttctccttttggacggggataaacctgtctgcagcttcctggcacttctgggtgacaaaatccatcatgtcctgcacattcttgtctctaagttctgtttcctttggtattcccctgaggaagttcctcatctcgtcatattttcctcttcggtaatttagtctttttccctctgatcccatccttggataggttatccctacctccaccaagtattcaaaagtcagtacactgtggtcactcattcctatgggggcttcaaatttgacttcccttatttctgactcattcagggtgaatattaagtcgagtctagctggttcatcattgcctctcactcttgtgggttccctgacatgctggctcagaaagttccttgttgccacttccaagagtttagctctccacgtatctgcaccaccaggtgggtccccattctcccagtctatctttccatggttgaaatcgcccatgattaagagtcttgaaccATTCttacaggcaactgaagctgctctctctattatattaatggttgctatgttgttcctatcaaactcctgtctaggtcttctgtcatttaggggagggttgtaaataactgtcactattatcttaggtccacccattgttatagttcctgttatgtaatctctgaacccatCACAGTCTGgagtttccatctcatcaaaactccagtccttccttatcagcagggccactcctccacctcctctcccttccctttctttccttactatatagtagtcctttggaaacagcatctgttatgactcctgacaattttgtttccgtgagtcctattacatcagggtttccttcttgtgccctttctgccagttcacttgctttattggtaatcccatcaatgtttgagtacattaccttgaagctcactttcttatattcaatttcaccctcactccccacaagtgtaggaagttgttctatggtcattgctacttgggtaggctcctcctcctgtgaggtagttgccaggggttcagggggaggtggagtgggggatggagggcttaggtcttcctcaggcttgCTTGGGGCAAGAAGAAGTctgggggtgagggggcagggattgcttggggagagggcacgccctcctgcggtgtagttgacaggggtttcgggggaggtggagtgggggatggagggcttaggtctcgcctgggcctgcttggggcagggagaagaccaggggctgggaaagcagggtatACTTGGGGTAAGGAcagagggaggatttgggttttatgatgggcattgtgcaggtgcagggaagggtttgtgctgggggatagggggggccctattgggtggtgggctgaggtgttgcattcccccctggggttcctgggttgctagattggggttccccactcccctctggggttGCTGGGatggaggttccctggctcccttccttctccttgcgccttttccttgcatctgctgccattACTATCTCGTCCCTGATCTTGTCCctttgaacatatacctctttgtagttccttgtatacctcagtttgctcttctttactaggatgtcctctttgatgtcctcgctcttgaatactaccttgataaatctctttttgtctctgttgtactggccaatctggaaaaactgttctatgccctgttcagccccttccattcctatctccgttaatatccctgccactgcagctttgtctttagtcctccattcctcccttgtggagccctcttgttccttcacacctaccactactacagctcttttcctttccattagctggcaaaTTATCACAGATTTCCATtatctgtgtgtgggtgtgtgagtgggttagtgtgtgtgtgtgtgtgtaagagagagagagagataaataaaTGTAAGATATGATACAGAAAATAGGTCGAcattcagtacattagacaagcaACGGTTAaagaggtgggatccaagagctcGACCTTGCAGGGACAAATAGGAGAATAAAAATAGGTTAAATCATACAAGGAGAGAGCCACctggcctccctccctccaccatctGTCTCCATTTGTCGCCGCGTCTTCTGGTCGCGTCTCTCCCCACGACAAATTAATTCGTCCCTCTCATGTTGATTTACATATCCAATATATCCCTTGCCTCGTGATCACTACCCCCCTTTTTCCTCACATTAATTTGATCCGGCATGATGTGGCTGTCTGCTCCTGTCTTTATCTTAACGGCACCTGCCTTAAGTCCTTCTCCTTCcctgctctctctgtctctctctctttctctctctctctgtctctgtctctgtctctctgtttctctctctctctctctctctctctctctctctctctctctctctctctctctctctctctctctctctctctctctctctctctctctctctctctctctctctctctctctctctctctctctctctctctctccctccctccctccctctctctcccccccgctctccctccctccctctctctcccccccgctctccctccctccctccttccctccttcatgAATTATGCAGTTATTATAATCATGTTATTATAACTATagataactgaacctaacctaggcTTCACCAATAAGCTAATTATAACAAATTATTTTATTTAGATAGCCTGGGCTAGGTTATGTTTTGGATAGACTAGATCCAGAATTTGCTAGTTCTATGATATGCTTAGTCCAGGATATGCTTAGTCCAGGATATGCTTAGTCCAGGATATGCTCAGTCTAGGATATGCTTAGTCTAGGATTTGCTTAGTCCAGGATATGCTTAGTCTAGGATATGCTTAGTCCAGGATATGCTTAGTCTAGGATATGCTTAGTCCAGGATATGCTTAGTCCAGGATATGCTCAGTCTAGGATATGCTTAGTCTAGGATTTGCTTAGTCCAGGATATGCTTATTCCAGGATATGCTTAGTCCAGGATATGCTTAGTCCAGGATATGCTCAGTCTAGGATATGCTTAGTCTAGGATTTGCTTAGTCCAGGATATGCTTAGTCTAGGATATGCTTAGTCCAGGATATGCTTAGTCTAGGATATGCTTAGTCTAGGATATGTTTAGTCTAGGATATGCTTAGTCCAGGATATGCTCAGTCTAGCATATGCTTGGTCTAAGCTAGGCTAggtctccaggcggccaggacggacaacggtctccaggcggccaggacggacaacggtctccaggcggccaggacagacaacggtctccaggcggccagggcggacaacggtctccaggcggccaggGCGGACAACGGTCTCCAGGCGGTCAGGACAGACAACGGTCTCCAGGCGGTCAGAACAGacaacggtctccaggcggccagggcggacaacggtctccaggcggccaggGCGGACAGTGATCTCCAGGCGGCCAGGACAGacaacggtctccaggcggccagggcggacaacggtctccaggcggccaggacGGACAACGGTCTCCAGGGGGCCAGGACAGTcaacggtctccaggcggccaggacAGACAACGGTCTCCAGGCTGCCAGGACAGacaacggtctccaggcggccaggacGGACAACGGTCTCTAGGCGGCCAGGACAGacaacggtctccaggcggccaggacagacaacggtctccaggcggccaggacGGACAACGGTCTCCAAGCGGCCAGGACAGACAACGGTCTCCAGGCTGCCAGGACAGacaacggtctccaggcggcAAGGACGGacaacggtctccaggcggccaggacagtcagcggtctccaggcggccaggacagtcagcggtctccaggcggccagggcggacaacggtctccaggcggccagggaggacaacggtctccaggcggccaggacagtcaacggtctccaggcggccaggacAGTCAACGGTCTCCAGACGGCCAGGACAGacaacggtctccaggcggccaggacggacaacggtctccaggcggccaggacagtcaacggtctccaggcggccaggacagacaacggtctccaggcggccaggacGGACAACGGTCTCCAAGCGGCCAGGACAGACAACGGTCTCCAGGCTGCCAGGACAGacaacggtctccaggcggcAAGGACGGacaacggtctccaggcggccaggacagtcaacggtctccaggcggccagggcggacaacggtctccaggcggccagggc
This genomic window from Procambarus clarkii isolate CNS0578487 chromosome 62, FALCON_Pclarkii_2.0, whole genome shotgun sequence contains:
- the LOC138354369 gene encoding suprabasin-like, giving the protein METLIESDGGKRLKARLGLQAARTDNGLQAARTDNGLQAARTDNGLQAARADNGLQAARADNGLQAVRTDNGLQAVRTDNGLQAARADNGLQAARADSDLQAARTDNGLQAARADNGLQAARTDNGLQGARTVNGLQAARTDNGLQAARTDNGLQAAAREDNGLQAARTVNGLQAARTVNGLQTARTDNGLQAARTDNGLQAARTVNGLQAARTDNGLQAARTDNGLQAARTDNGLQAARTDNGLQAARTDNGLQAARTVNGLQAARADNGLQAAARADNGLQAARTVNGLQAARTDNGLQAPRADNGLQAARTVNGLQAARTVNGLQAPRADNGLQAPRADNGLQAARTVNGLQAARTDNGLQAARTVNGLQAARADIGLQAARTVNGLQAARTDNGLQAAARTDNGLQAARADNGLQAARADNGLQAVRTDNGLQAVRTDNGLQAARADNGLQAARADSDLQAARTDNGLQAARADNGLQAARTDNGLQGARTVNGLQAARTDNGLQAARTDNGLQAARTDNGL